In Dama dama isolate Ldn47 chromosome 20, ASM3311817v1, whole genome shotgun sequence, a single window of DNA contains:
- the TSTD1 gene encoding thiosulfate:glutathione sulfurtransferase isoform X1: MLPAPRGRAGARFLKLPFAVRTMAGEPTVSLPELRSLLASGRARLFDVRSREEAAAGTIPGALNIPVSELETALQMEPAAFKGLYSAEKPKLEENLIFFCQMGKRGLQATQLAQSLGYKGARNYEGAYREWLQKEG, encoded by the exons ATGCTGCCCGCTCCCAGGGGGCGGGCCGGGGCCAGGTTCCTGAAACTCCCATTTGCGGTGCGCACCATGGCTGGAG AGCCTACGGTCTCGCTCCCTGAACTCCGTTCGCTCCTGGCCTCGGGCCGGGCTCGGCTCTTTGACGTGAGATCCCGGGAGGAGGCGGCGGCTGGAACCATTCCTGGGGCTCTCAACATCCCGG TTTCAGAGTTGGAAACCGCCCTGCAGATGGAGCCAGCTGCTTTCAAGGGTTTGTACTCCGCCGAGAAGCCAAAGCTGGAAGAGAATCTCATTTTCTTCTGTCAGATGGGCAAGCGGGGCTTGCAGGCCACGCAGTTGGCCCAGAGCCTTGGATACAAAGG GGCTCGGAACTATGAAGGGGCCTATAGAGAATGGCTCCAGAAAGAAGGTTAG
- the TSTD1 gene encoding thiosulfate:glutathione sulfurtransferase isoform X2, producing the protein MCRWPSTPAIARISLSSVRSTGNRCGRGCAGGGAFASGSEPTVSLPELRSLLASGRARLFDVRSREEAAAGTIPGALNIPVSELETALQMEPAAFKGLYSAEKPKLEENLIFFCQMGKRGLQATQLAQSLGYKGARNYEGAYREWLQKEG; encoded by the exons ATGTGTCGTTGGCCGTCCACGCCCGCAATCGCGAGGATTTCTCTTTCGAGTGTTAGGAGCACCGGGAACAGGTGCGGCCGGGGCTGTGCGGGAGGCGGTGCCTTTGCTTCCGGTTCCG AGCCTACGGTCTCGCTCCCTGAACTCCGTTCGCTCCTGGCCTCGGGCCGGGCTCGGCTCTTTGACGTGAGATCCCGGGAGGAGGCGGCGGCTGGAACCATTCCTGGGGCTCTCAACATCCCGG TTTCAGAGTTGGAAACCGCCCTGCAGATGGAGCCAGCTGCTTTCAAGGGTTTGTACTCCGCCGAGAAGCCAAAGCTGGAAGAGAATCTCATTTTCTTCTGTCAGATGGGCAAGCGGGGCTTGCAGGCCACGCAGTTGGCCCAGAGCCTTGGATACAAAGG GGCTCGGAACTATGAAGGGGCCTATAGAGAATGGCTCCAGAAAGAAGGTTAG